The Humulus lupulus chromosome 7, drHumLupu1.1, whole genome shotgun sequence region TTATTTAGCAAATCATTTTCAAACCTAAGTAGAAGCCAGAGATGGGGTATTTCAAAAATCAATAATTATTACTTTCACTGTTTCACAGACAGATTCTTTATCCCccaaacaaataaatatttatgaataTAAATAAATCACCCCCTAAACATATCTTAACCACACAAAAAAAGCCAAAGGTTTAAACTTTAAAGATAGAAGGCATCTTTTGTTTTTTGTTGTATCTACTTCAAACTCTTCCCAAAAAAACTAAACTCAGATGAACCAAGTAAtagtctttattttttatttttcctttctaaACTTCAAATATTAAagtttatgtatgtatgtatgtatgtatatatatatatatatatatatagagagagagagagagagagaaggcttATAATGCAAAACCATGAAACTGCTTCTGAAAATTAGATTTTCCATCACAGGGCATATAAGCATGCAAAGAAAgtgaaaactaacaaaaaaaaaatgacaatatcttcatattattacataaggcaataaaatatatattttgtagctgTAAAAAGAGAcctttttaatatataaatgccTTCAGAGATTAATGCAAGAAATTTCATGAACATTGAAAATTCATTAAGAACCAATCACATCTTCAAGGTTTAAACACCACCACTTCAACCATCACCTTTGGCATTCACCACCACCAACAACAAACacagatcatcatcaccacagccaacatgagaaaatagtaataaataaataaaataaaataatggatcatggtgagtaccaaagatggtgagagcagaaaagatggaggctcaaaataaaatcaatgcacatatcaatacaaaaataaaagttttcatcaTCAGGCACAAAGTAATCTAGAAACAAAACCAAGTACCATGACTCATCATAGTTGTAACAAGATAATGCAGTCTTTGTAGTTACCCCAACTGGTCCTGTAACTAAGAGGACGTTTTTCAGCCTATCCTCCTCATATTGGCTTCCTGAATCAGATTCACTTTCAGAATAGATATAATCATCTTTTTCCCTATCACTTGTATCACAATCAATATGATCCTTGCATATTTGAAACTTTCTTTCACGCCATTGTTGTAGCCACCCACTCAAAAACTTCACAGATTCATCATTAACACAGACCTGTAGGAAAATGTTTTTTTTCTCCAGTTTAAGAGACTAAAGAAACTTCTAAATGTACTAGTCAAAGAAGAAATAGTCCAAGAAATCTAACCTCCATGGCAGTTTTTGGCTTGTAACTGTAAGTCCATAAGCTATTCCTTGGTTGATCACCATAACCAAAATAGTATGACTTCATTCTGCAATAAAATGCAGCTATAAGCTTAATAAAATCTCTAGATAGACTAAACAATTAAAACTAAGAACAATGCTTAACTATTCAAACACATTATGATAATAAATTCAACACTATTGGAGCAATTAAATGAAACATATTTAATATTGACTCTACTAAAAAATCCAATGTAAAAATTAACAGCTAcagaaaattttattatttttaccaAGAAACTATAATAATTGTTATGTAGTATTCAGGAGGGACTCGAACCTCAAACCTTGTGGGAGAAAACCACATGCCAGACTATTTGAACTGTCCTCAAGTGATCTACTTCCCTTCCTAGTGTTTGGCTTTCTTACCACACTAGTAGGTCCATTGAAGGAATCAACTTTATTTATCTCACTATCCTGcacaataattaatttgtaatgaGAATCACAGGATGACAATTACAAAAAAGAAACAAATTTTTACTAAAGCACCTGCATCCTAACATACCTTTGTTTCATCATCAGTTGGAAATGTTTCATAAATACAATTGTCTTGAATAACACATTCTGAAAAAACATTATCCTGAAAACTTGATGCATTGTCGGGGTGTAAAATGAGAGGAAACTTTTGAAAACTTAAGCACTCAATGGAGCCTTCAACAATAGATTCGCATGTGCTTTCTAGGTCACAAATATTTCTCCTAAAGATCTCCTCAGAAAATTTCCAGGTACCCCAATCAAGGGGCATGTCAGTGTCCTGTTGCAAAAAGTTTTAACAGAACTCAGAACAATAACTGCAGTCTCAGTTTCTGCAACTCAAAAATTACCATAATAGCAGTAAGAGCTAGCCTGAGATAAGCTTACCTGGCTTCTTTCAAATACATGAATCGGGGCACAagtcttctctttatttttcctaCCAACTGCTAACTTTTTACCCTCTGCATCAATTACCCCTCGATTTTTCTTGTCTTCCTTCCAAGATGAAAAAAATGGATGAAGTTTTTTTCCTGCAAACATCCGTGAATTTTCCTGTTGAAAGTGAACGAAGGTAACTTAGCACCACATCAATAGGTAATGTGGAAATCAAAGCTAATAACTCGAGTTAAAATCTTGCCATCATCAAACCAACACCACTGTAATTGACAATATATTTTGAGAAGCTAGATTAAGGAACAACACTAAAGAAAAAAAGAACGCTGAGGGACTATAATGCCTATAATTTCCTATAATTGATTGAGTTCAGAACAACTTTATTTTGTTGGACGTTACAAAAGAAGCAATTGAAAAGAGACTAGTTACACAGTGAACATTCCTTCAGGCAAGAGATCACATTGACTAACCTGGGCTGTCAACCTTGCCTCTAACCGCAAATCAGGCATAACAACAGCTACATCTTCCGTCTGTGTATTTGTTGAATTTTTCTTTGGAGTACTATTTGCAGATCCTCTTCTTCTCGCCTGCCAAAAatgcaattaaaaaaaataactgaaaGTTCCAATTCACATGTCTCTTTGCATCattctgaagaagaagaagaagacatggAATCAATCCACTCAACTACAATTCATTTAATTTACCTTTCCAGAAGCTGATCCCTGAGTAGCTGATTTTCGATTAGGGGTTGTCATTTGCGCTTGTTTATCAGGGCTAACAATAGTTACATCTTTGCTCTGTGTATTTGTTGAATTTTTCTTCAGAGCATTCAACATCATGCGCAGATCGTTTTCCTTTCGCCTCCCAAAAACACTGTTCGTTTTTGGGTACATCATAATGACCAGTGGATATTGCCCTAACCCACTTAGGTGATCAGTATGAATTTAGACTGTGATTGTGAtattgtttaattaaataaacagATAATTAGAACATGTACATAAAACAATACTTTTGTGTAAAGTTTCAAGAGAAACATGTACATAAAGGTAAGCAAAATGAGACAACTTCCTTGCTCCATAGAATTCAGAAAAGCAGATAGAATCAAACTTAGTGACTGAATTAATAGAATCAATTCTCATTAAAGAAATAATGATACAAAAGAGTATATATACAGAAAAGACAAAAACAAATTACACCAGCTATTAAAGCAGAAACTACATAAATaggtaaacaaaaataaaaaataagagccTACCTTTTAACTGATGTAACAACATCTCCAGATGCACTGCCTTCTGGATCCAAGACCCTGCTTACCCAACTGGTAAAtgcatcaagaaaaaaaaaagcaaaaacaaCCTCTTAGTACTTGGTGAAAATGATCAAGAAACAAAAATACTGTATCATTATTTTGCAACTTCAGAAGTTCAATCTTCCAACATCTAGATAGCCATAAGTTATCCACCATCCAGTAAAATCCCCATCCTAAGAGAAACCAGTAAAATCCAGTAATAAAAAAGATAGAAGCAACTAGCATGAGTATCACATAAACAACCAAGTAAAGTGAACAGCAAACTAAACTAAACCAAAGACAGCAATAAGCAAAGGCATTTGACATATAAAAGTATTGAAATTAAAAAGCTCCATTTGACAAAGCATCGATTTTTAAAGCTACTTACTGGGTTAAAAAAACAATGTAAATATTAAGCAACATGATGGAAAGCTTTATT contains the following coding sequences:
- the LOC133789039 gene encoding uncharacterized protein LOC133789039, whose product is MEVCVNDESVKFLSGWLQQWRERKFQICKDHIDCDTSDREKDDYIYSESESDSGSQYEEDRLKNVLLVTGPVGVTTKTALSCYNYDESWYLVLFLDYFVPDDENFYFCIDMCIDFILSLHLFCSHHLWYSP